One Desulforhopalus sp. DNA segment encodes these proteins:
- a CDS encoding DUF3373 domain-containing protein, whose product MKKTVLNLALTGLVAGLALPPATVIAADEDLVKKIEQLSKELETLKEQVKKSGESAKEVETLKGQVKKVEDKSLGKWLTIGGDYRFRFDSLRGEIPAYYQYMSPTSMPALMPSSRPTNDSLMTNRFGLNLKAKATEDVTVTSRLLMYKTTGSQTDDATNEGFFADRSSVLDGTIGHVPSDNALLVDQVFATWSNIADQPMWFSVGRRPSTGGAPTNLRQNNDRPGNGGVPGLLVDYAFDGMTLGYAPDIDALPGAYAKVCYGRGFEAGYDYYNNLKDTDMVGIAVVAIDTDPIRFDFQWNRGINIFDNPNNVSEELGDIDWYGMGALSTLKNVGIGNLHLFASTGMSVTHPNGKHAMMDFGSGPQDTGAGLLVNGADSSDETGYSAYLGMRYDLPTGTKLGAEYNYGSEYWMPFDPAADDMWTSKLGTRGNVYEAYVIQELKLKPISSYFSKAFFRLGYQYYDFQYTGSNNWVGAPVEISDLAASPMNAQMLPPLKSAHDIYATFEVKF is encoded by the coding sequence ATGAAAAAAACAGTGCTCAACCTCGCCCTGACAGGCCTGGTTGCCGGCCTGGCTTTGCCGCCGGCGACAGTTATTGCAGCAGACGAAGACCTGGTGAAAAAAATCGAGCAGCTCTCCAAGGAACTTGAAACCCTCAAAGAGCAGGTAAAAAAGTCCGGTGAGTCCGCCAAGGAGGTGGAGACCCTCAAGGGTCAGGTGAAAAAGGTCGAGGACAAATCGCTTGGCAAATGGTTGACCATCGGCGGCGATTATCGCTTTCGCTTTGATTCCCTGCGCGGCGAGATTCCCGCCTATTACCAGTATATGAGCCCGACCTCCATGCCGGCATTGATGCCCTCGTCAAGGCCGACCAACGACTCGCTGATGACCAATCGCTTCGGCCTTAACCTGAAGGCCAAGGCCACCGAGGATGTCACGGTTACCAGCCGCCTGCTCATGTACAAAACCACCGGCAGCCAGACCGACGATGCCACCAACGAGGGTTTTTTTGCCGACCGCAGTTCGGTTCTCGACGGCACCATCGGCCACGTGCCGAGCGACAATGCCCTCCTCGTCGATCAGGTCTTCGCCACCTGGAGCAATATCGCCGACCAGCCCATGTGGTTCTCGGTTGGCCGGAGGCCCTCAACCGGCGGAGCCCCCACCAATCTCCGGCAGAACAATGACCGCCCCGGCAACGGCGGCGTCCCGGGCCTCTTGGTTGACTACGCCTTTGACGGTATGACCCTCGGCTACGCCCCGGACATCGACGCCCTGCCCGGCGCCTACGCCAAGGTCTGCTATGGCCGCGGCTTTGAAGCCGGTTATGACTATTACAACAACCTCAAGGATACCGATATGGTCGGTATCGCCGTCGTCGCCATCGACACCGATCCGATCCGCTTCGATTTCCAGTGGAACCGCGGCATCAATATCTTTGACAATCCCAACAACGTCAGCGAAGAGCTTGGCGATATCGACTGGTACGGGATGGGCGCCCTCAGTACCCTGAAAAATGTCGGCATCGGCAATCTGCACCTCTTTGCCAGCACCGGCATGAGCGTCACCCACCCGAATGGCAAGCACGCCATGATGGATTTCGGTTCCGGCCCGCAGGACACCGGCGCAGGGCTACTGGTAAACGGTGCCGATTCCAGCGATGAAACCGGCTACTCCGCCTACCTCGGCATGCGCTACGATCTACCAACCGGCACAAAACTCGGTGCCGAGTACAACTATGGTTCCGAGTACTGGATGCCATTCGATCCGGCGGCCGACGACATGTGGACCAGCAAACTCGGTACCCGCGGCAACGTCTACGAGGCCTATGTTATCCAGGAGTTGAAACTCAAACCGATCTCATCGTACTTCAGCAAGGCCTTCTTTCGCCTTGGCTACCAGTACTATGACTTCCAGTATACCGGCAGCAACAACTGGGTAGGCGCACCGGTGGAAATCTCCGACCTGGCGGCA
- a CDS encoding rhodanese-like domain-containing protein → MRLKTLGLSLIVGGLLLGGCAGNGKNDAQVAAPAAPVAVALKAPSASVKGLIDKFQLTDVDFAYVKQAVGNGTRGGAKALLIDARPNQKYLSGTIPSSISIPDTEIAKYIGQLDKVAKDKEIIVFCGGWECEKSPIVAGHLKGLGFTNVKLYQAGEPEWAGKSYLEVGTPVVESAFNKNSALLMDARPNAKFLAESIPGALYMNDEELDKLAGRFPADKSTPIIAFCAGYECHKSHVVANRLLDLGYKKVSVYAGGLPAWKEAKLQTTAGVKKAEPATPAAPKKDVFVNGIKAGVDEGTVDGEWFKALIVADKVPANAVIVDIRNAQESTAGHLKGAINVEAGKLGAAELAAKLPKDKVVIFVCGTGARAMEAFLKLKNAKLDVSKTMYFDANIKCDAKNTCDIKVNEPFS, encoded by the coding sequence ATGCGATTAAAAACATTGGGATTAAGTCTCATAGTCGGCGGATTGCTGTTGGGCGGCTGCGCCGGCAACGGCAAAAATGATGCCCAGGTAGCTGCCCCGGCGGCCCCAGTGGCGGTGGCCCTTAAGGCACCAAGCGCCAGCGTCAAAGGGCTGATTGACAAGTTTCAATTAACAGACGTTGATTTTGCCTATGTGAAGCAGGCCGTCGGCAATGGCACACGAGGTGGCGCCAAGGCGCTGCTCATCGATGCACGGCCGAATCAGAAGTACCTGAGCGGCACGATTCCCTCGAGTATCAGCATTCCCGACACAGAGATAGCCAAATATATAGGTCAACTGGACAAGGTGGCAAAAGACAAGGAGATTATCGTATTCTGCGGAGGCTGGGAGTGTGAAAAGAGTCCCATCGTCGCCGGGCACCTGAAGGGGCTCGGATTTACCAATGTCAAACTCTATCAAGCCGGTGAACCGGAATGGGCCGGCAAGAGCTACCTGGAAGTAGGCACCCCGGTCGTGGAATCGGCCTTTAACAAGAACAGCGCCCTGCTCATGGACGCCCGGCCAAATGCTAAGTTTCTGGCAGAAAGCATCCCCGGCGCCCTGTATATGAACGATGAGGAACTGGACAAATTGGCCGGCCGCTTCCCGGCCGACAAGAGTACTCCGATCATCGCCTTCTGCGCAGGCTATGAATGTCACAAATCCCACGTCGTTGCCAATAGACTCCTTGATCTTGGCTATAAAAAGGTCAGTGTCTACGCCGGCGGCCTGCCCGCTTGGAAGGAAGCCAAATTGCAGACCACGGCCGGGGTCAAGAAGGCCGAACCGGCCACCCCAGCCGCACCCAAAAAAGACGTCTTTGTTAATGGCATAAAAGCCGGAGTCGATGAAGGGACGGTTGACGGCGAATGGTTTAAGGCACTCATCGTGGCCGATAAAGTTCCGGCCAATGCCGTTATAGTCGATATCAGGAATGCCCAGGAATCCACCGCCGGGCACCTGAAAGGCGCGATCAATGTCGAGGCCGGAAAACTGGGCGCTGCCGAACTTGCGGCAAAACTTCCCAAGGACAAGGTCGTGATCTTCGTTTGCGGCACCGGTGCCCGAGCGATGGAGGCCTTTCTGAAACTGAAAAATGCCAAGCTGGATGTTTCAAAAACCATGTATTTCGATGCCAACATCAAATGTGATGCAAAGAACACCTGTGATATCAAGGTAAACGAACCTTTCAGCTGA
- the nrfD gene encoding polysulfide reductase NrfD, whose translation MEKIIFAGVLINRITLKHLLLNKTLLFGYFLLVLALVGTYQILDIRYFSAAINAHSAGLDPTNPALKEAMRAALSGPVGEVDRTVPWSLLIANYMYMIYTGSGVIFLVALAELLNFHVVARAAGGFMMAGIAMVFAGLFTIATDLNLLNMHWMLLSPNVKTGIWLMLPLYCFYIPFVFFEIYLILTNKREWAKRLALPILLLSIVVDVVEYYIQARLFSMNTARQLWTEFPVLTLYFIISAFVSSLGVMGVLSYFVHRYIPEYRALMALVRKAMLFFIVALGAYEVLGYLTVDDRWVDVILFGPLRTAYFTGYIFLTLALPFVLLIASAKPIFTVFASCCVLLGGFIGRCIFVYGGNAYPMSNRSGTGFEKYDQYAMANSFSYVSPHFSEILIVLGSIGVAMIIYKLFDGLFSVGELREHP comes from the coding sequence ATGGAAAAGATAATTTTTGCCGGAGTACTGATCAACAGGATAACTCTCAAGCACCTGCTGCTGAATAAAACACTGCTCTTTGGCTATTTCCTCCTGGTCCTTGCCTTGGTGGGAACCTACCAGATCCTCGACATCCGCTACTTTTCTGCCGCGATAAACGCCCATTCGGCAGGACTCGACCCAACCAATCCGGCTCTCAAGGAGGCGATGCGGGCAGCCCTCTCCGGACCGGTCGGCGAGGTTGACAGAACCGTGCCCTGGTCCCTGCTCATCGCCAACTATATGTATATGATTTACACGGGAAGCGGCGTCATCTTTCTGGTGGCCCTGGCAGAGCTGCTGAACTTCCATGTGGTCGCCAGGGCGGCCGGCGGCTTCATGATGGCAGGTATTGCCATGGTCTTTGCCGGACTGTTCACCATCGCCACCGACCTCAACCTGCTGAATATGCACTGGATGCTGCTGAGCCCCAATGTCAAGACCGGTATCTGGCTGATGCTGCCCCTGTACTGTTTCTATATCCCCTTTGTTTTCTTTGAGATATACCTCATCCTTACCAATAAGCGCGAATGGGCGAAACGACTTGCCCTGCCCATCCTGCTGCTCAGCATCGTCGTCGATGTGGTGGAATACTATATCCAGGCACGGCTCTTCTCGATGAATACCGCGCGGCAATTGTGGACAGAGTTCCCGGTCTTGACCCTCTATTTCATCATCTCCGCCTTTGTTTCATCGCTTGGAGTCATGGGCGTTCTCAGTTATTTCGTACATCGGTATATCCCCGAATACCGCGCATTGATGGCCCTGGTCCGCAAGGCCATGCTCTTTTTCATCGTCGCCCTTGGGGCCTATGAGGTCCTTGGCTATCTGACGGTTGATGACAGATGGGTTGATGTGATTCTCTTTGGGCCTTTACGTACCGCCTATTTCACAGGCTACATCTTTCTCACCCTTGCCCTGCCTTTTGTCCTGCTGATTGCCTCGGCAAAACCCATTTTTACCGTGTTTGCTTCATGCTGTGTGCTGCTCGGCGGCTTTATCGGCCGGTGTATCTTTGTGTACGGTGGCAATGCCTACCCGATGTCCAACCGGTCCGGCACCGGCTTTGAAAAATATGATCAATATGCCATGGCCAATTCGTTCAGCTACGTATCTCCCCATTTTAGCGAGATACTGATCGTTCTCGGCTCAATTGGCGTGGCGATGATCATTTACAAACTTTTTGACGGTCTTTTTTCTGTTGGCGAGTTACGGGAACATCCCTAA
- a CDS encoding 4Fe-4S dicluster domain-containing protein: protein MNYAMALDYQSCINCQACEVACKEENGVQLGAGKQRIWVGIVEGAASGRPFVNIYPSQCNHCLDAPCVSVCPTRASHYLEGGIVKVDPKRCILCKACMEACPYDARFIDDTKVAIDKCTFCDHRLRETATTACQATCPTKVRTFGDLDDEGSDIVKLLKTKRFFFQKETAGTLPKLFYILPDDPSYAKQSIAPGTAIHTWEDIKPLYDLAKGRRSTEWKR from the coding sequence ATGAATTACGCAATGGCCCTCGATTATCAAAGCTGCATCAATTGCCAGGCCTGTGAGGTTGCCTGCAAGGAGGAAAACGGCGTCCAGCTGGGCGCCGGCAAACAGCGGATCTGGGTGGGCATCGTCGAGGGGGCGGCCTCGGGCAGACCCTTCGTCAATATCTACCCTTCCCAATGCAATCATTGCCTCGACGCTCCCTGCGTCAGTGTCTGCCCTACCAGGGCCAGCCATTACCTTGAAGGCGGTATCGTCAAGGTTGATCCGAAACGCTGCATCCTCTGCAAGGCGTGCATGGAGGCCTGTCCCTATGACGCACGCTTTATCGACGATACCAAGGTGGCCATCGATAAATGCACCTTCTGCGACCATCGCCTCCGTGAAACCGCAACCACTGCCTGCCAGGCAACCTGCCCGACCAAGGTCCGCACCTTCGGCGACTTGGACGACGAGGGCAGTGATATCGTCAAACTCCTCAAAACTAAACGATTTTTCTTCCAGAAAGAAACTGCCGGAACCTTGCCAAAACTCTTTTATATCCTCCCGGATGACCCTTCCTACGCGAAGCAGAGCATCGCCCCCGGCACGGCAATTCATACCTGGGAAGATATCAAGCCTCTCTATGACCTGGCGAAAGGCAGGAGGAGTACAGAATGGAAAAGATAA
- a CDS encoding molybdopterin-dependent oxidoreductase encodes MQVEISRRRFLQGSVALVVLGGVGGATLSATDLLANFQKDTAVPTGTIPTICEMCVNKCAAIAHVRGGIVKKLEPNPYFPKSRNMLCARGAAGIHALYDPDRLKYPLIRIGKRGDGKYKRATWDEAYAYIEEKLVKILDEEKDNRSCIAYCAGEGLGEHTYKTFMADKFGSANFLNHSTICLQTAVSGYTLTIGGYGLADLENAKYIIMAGANRAEAILTPDTMDLFKRTRGRGAKLVYVDPRFTNTAMHADTYVAIKPGTDLAFVLALTFVALFEGLYNKAFVANNFNDFDKYHKHITDSGYTPEWAEKITGVPADTIRTIARDFMAAAPQAIYYAGRRTTWAKNDFQLRRAMAIFSALGGGIDVKGGIVFGSKLPLGEHPATAPLYANAKSRLEKNAAAVIGATGSWVAFRNLVADGKAPYPVRGMFVYKQNPMLSVPDTAKTRAMFEKMDLVVVIDTIPSDTAMLADVILPECTYLEREDPVQSYAAIEPAIILRKKVIEPMYETKPVIDIMRGLSARLSQPLWEITKKYDEDVQTELETRSEDEVYTEGGYDLTEPFKQSQEELNKHMVVSKHGEEAWKILREKGVYYPNMQTYFTKINNNTYACYPEDKKIYSVLKTEEAVVGDPASLRRIFATPSKKIECFLGSMATKGIDAMPTWKDEEYVRIPKGKFKFISGRHAQFTQNSTQNNVILLDLMRENYAWINDREARELGIAFGDLVEITSSVGKVRIKAYPTPKIVPETIFYIHGFGSKSAALTFAHRNGASDNEIIEGNIEPVFGCAIMHDTLVSVRKV; translated from the coding sequence ATGCAGGTTGAGATCTCAAGAAGGAGATTTCTGCAGGGAAGCGTGGCCCTCGTGGTGCTGGGCGGAGTCGGCGGTGCAACACTCTCCGCTACGGATCTTCTCGCCAATTTCCAAAAGGACACGGCCGTACCGACCGGCACGATCCCGACTATCTGTGAAATGTGCGTCAACAAGTGTGCGGCCATTGCCCATGTCCGTGGCGGCATCGTCAAAAAACTTGAACCCAATCCCTACTTCCCGAAATCGAGAAACATGCTGTGCGCCCGAGGCGCTGCCGGCATTCACGCCCTGTACGATCCCGACCGGCTGAAATACCCGCTGATCAGAATAGGCAAACGGGGCGATGGCAAATATAAAAGGGCCACTTGGGATGAAGCCTATGCCTATATCGAAGAAAAGCTCGTTAAGATTCTCGATGAAGAAAAAGACAACCGTTCCTGCATCGCCTACTGCGCCGGAGAAGGCCTGGGTGAGCATACCTACAAGACATTTATGGCAGACAAATTCGGTTCCGCCAACTTTCTCAATCATTCGACCATTTGTCTGCAGACCGCCGTTTCCGGCTACACCCTGACCATCGGCGGCTATGGCCTGGCCGACCTGGAGAATGCCAAATACATCATCATGGCCGGGGCCAATCGCGCCGAAGCGATCCTCACTCCGGACACCATGGACCTTTTCAAGCGCACCCGCGGCAGGGGCGCGAAACTGGTATACGTCGATCCGCGGTTCACCAACACCGCCATGCACGCCGACACCTATGTGGCGATCAAACCGGGCACCGATCTGGCCTTTGTCCTCGCCCTCACCTTCGTTGCCCTCTTCGAGGGGCTGTACAACAAGGCCTTCGTTGCCAATAATTTCAACGACTTCGACAAATACCACAAACACATTACCGACAGCGGCTACACCCCGGAGTGGGCGGAAAAGATCACCGGCGTCCCGGCTGATACAATCCGCACCATTGCCCGCGACTTCATGGCGGCGGCGCCACAGGCCATCTATTACGCCGGGCGGCGCACCACCTGGGCGAAAAATGATTTCCAGCTGCGCCGGGCGATGGCCATTTTCTCCGCCCTGGGCGGCGGTATTGACGTGAAAGGCGGCATTGTCTTCGGCAGCAAACTGCCGCTCGGCGAACACCCGGCAACGGCACCCCTGTACGCCAACGCCAAATCGCGACTGGAAAAGAACGCCGCGGCGGTTATCGGCGCCACCGGCTCCTGGGTAGCCTTTCGCAACCTGGTGGCCGATGGCAAAGCCCCCTATCCGGTCAGGGGCATGTTTGTCTACAAGCAAAACCCGATGCTGTCGGTCCCCGACACGGCGAAGACCAGGGCAATGTTTGAGAAGATGGATCTGGTGGTAGTTATCGACACCATACCCAGCGATACAGCAATGCTCGCCGATGTCATCCTGCCGGAATGCACCTATCTCGAACGGGAAGACCCGGTACAATCCTATGCCGCCATCGAACCGGCGATTATCCTCAGGAAAAAGGTCATCGAACCGATGTACGAAACCAAACCGGTCATCGATATCATGCGCGGCCTGTCCGCAAGGCTTTCTCAACCGCTCTGGGAAATCACCAAAAAATACGACGAAGACGTTCAAACAGAGCTGGAGACAAGATCCGAGGACGAGGTCTATACCGAGGGCGGCTATGATCTGACCGAGCCCTTCAAGCAATCGCAGGAAGAGCTGAACAAGCACATGGTTGTCAGCAAACACGGGGAAGAGGCCTGGAAAATCCTCCGGGAGAAGGGTGTTTACTATCCGAACATGCAGACATATTTCACGAAAATCAACAACAACACCTATGCCTGTTACCCGGAGGATAAAAAGATCTATTCGGTCCTCAAAACCGAGGAAGCGGTCGTTGGCGATCCCGCAAGCCTGCGCCGGATCTTTGCCACACCCAGCAAAAAAATCGAATGTTTTCTGGGAAGTATGGCCACCAAGGGTATCGATGCCATGCCCACCTGGAAGGACGAGGAATATGTTCGAATTCCCAAAGGAAAATTCAAATTCATCAGTGGCCGCCATGCCCAATTTACCCAGAATTCCACGCAAAACAACGTCATCCTCCTTGACCTGATGCGTGAAAATTATGCCTGGATCAACGACCGCGAGGCAAGGGAGCTGGGCATCGCCTTTGGCGACCTGGTGGAAATCACCAGTAGTGTCGGCAAGGTACGGATCAAGGCCTACCCCACGCCGAAGATAGTCCCGGAAACCATTTTCTATATCCATGGTTTTGGTTCGAAATCGGCCGCCCTCACCTTTGCCCACCGCAACGGCGCCAGCGACAATGAGATCATCGAAGGCAATATCGAACCGGTGTTTGGCTGTGCAATCATGCATGACACGTTAGTGTCCGTCAGAAAGGTGTGA
- the thiM gene encoding hydroxyethylthiazole kinase, with the protein MLDLVDRTAANIQKIRESKPLIHNITNFVVMNYTANVLLAMGASPVMAHAEAEVEEMVGFAGALVLNIGTLTDPWVDAMVLAGKRATTLGKPIVLDPVGAGATALRTAAAKRILAETTVSVVRGNASEILSLGTGQGGGKGVDSLHAVDDAGETARQLALTLGTTVAITGPTDLVTDGKRLVRVTGGHHLMPMVTGTGCSATAIIGAFLAVDPDPLSAAATGLAFFGAAGERAGAAASGPGTFMINLLDALYCLSPDEVAERCLFTVT; encoded by the coding sequence ATGTTAGATCTAGTAGACAGAACCGCAGCAAATATCCAGAAAATCAGGGAAAGTAAACCGCTGATCCATAATATCACCAATTTTGTGGTGATGAACTATACCGCCAATGTCCTCCTGGCCATGGGGGCCTCCCCGGTCATGGCCCATGCCGAGGCTGAGGTGGAAGAGATGGTCGGTTTTGCCGGGGCCCTGGTGCTCAATATCGGCACCCTGACCGATCCCTGGGTCGATGCCATGGTCCTTGCCGGAAAAAGGGCGACGACCCTCGGCAAGCCCATCGTTCTTGATCCGGTGGGGGCCGGGGCCACCGCTTTGCGCACCGCTGCCGCCAAAAGAATTCTTGCCGAGACCACGGTCAGCGTGGTGCGCGGCAACGCCTCGGAGATCCTTTCCCTTGGCACAGGCCAGGGAGGCGGCAAAGGGGTTGACTCGCTGCATGCGGTCGATGACGCCGGAGAAACGGCACGACAGCTCGCCCTGACTCTGGGGACGACCGTCGCCATCACCGGCCCTACCGATCTGGTCACCGATGGCAAAAGGCTGGTGCGGGTAACCGGCGGCCACCATCTCATGCCGATGGTCACCGGCACCGGCTGCTCGGCCACTGCCATCATCGGCGCCTTCCTGGCGGTTGACCCGGACCCGCTGTCGGCTGCGGCCACAGGCCTTGCCTTCTTCGGCGCCGCCGGCGAGCGGGCAGGCGCCGCAGCATCCGGACCCGGTACCTTTATGATAAACCTCCTTGACGCCCTGTATTGTCTTTCCCCGGACGAGGTTGCCGAGCGTTGCCTCTTTACCGTCACCTGA
- the thiE gene encoding thiamine phosphate synthase, protein MIDFSLYLVTDRTLSLGRTTCEVVRAAVAGGVTAVQLREKHCTTREFVAEARLLAEMLRGSGVPLIINDRLDVALAAGADGLHLGQKDMHIADARRIAGPGMIIGVSAESLDDALRAEEEGADYIGISPVFATNTKKDTAEPLGLAGIRLIRERVRLPLVGIGGINIGNAAQVMDAGADGVAVVSAIVAASCPETAAAALKQRIYRGNSSGLVPASQGM, encoded by the coding sequence ATGATTGATTTTTCCCTATATCTGGTAACCGACCGGACCCTGTCGCTGGGCCGGACAACCTGCGAGGTGGTGCGGGCGGCGGTTGCCGGCGGGGTTACCGCCGTGCAGCTGCGGGAAAAGCACTGCACGACCCGGGAGTTTGTTGCCGAGGCCCGTCTGCTTGCAGAGATGCTGCGCGGCAGCGGTGTGCCTCTGATCATCAATGACCGCCTGGATGTGGCGCTCGCGGCCGGTGCCGATGGGTTGCACCTTGGCCAGAAGGATATGCATATCGCCGATGCCAGGCGGATAGCCGGGCCTGGCATGATCATCGGTGTCTCCGCCGAATCCCTTGACGATGCGCTGCGGGCGGAAGAAGAGGGGGCGGATTACATCGGCATCAGTCCGGTCTTTGCCACCAATACAAAAAAGGATACGGCGGAACCCCTTGGCTTGGCGGGGATCAGGTTAATCAGGGAGAGGGTCCGCCTGCCCTTGGTCGGGATAGGCGGCATCAATATCGGCAATGCGGCGCAGGTCATGGACGCCGGAGCGGACGGGGTGGCGGTGGTCTCGGCGATTGTTGCCGCTTCCTGTCCCGAGACTGCCGCGGCGGCACTGAAACAGCGAATATATCGAGGTAACTCAAGCGGGCTGGTGCCCGCAAGCCAAGGGATGTAA
- the thiD gene encoding bifunctional hydroxymethylpyrimidine kinase/phosphomethylpyrimidine kinase, with the protein MTHEKHYFRVLTIAGSDSGGGAGIQADLKTIAANGCYGMSVITALTAQNTLGVSAIHPVPVDFVRAQMDSVLPDIGCDAVKIGMLFSADLIRTVAKGLRRHGVRRIVLDPVMVAQSGDKLVQDEAIDALKEYLIPLADVITPNLPEASVLLGREVQTLIDIHQAVVELAGLGCGNVLIKGGHLVAGDCDDCLYLAGEQRMVNLPGRRITTVNNHGTGCTLSSAIAAGLAKGAEVEDAVRQAKDYITEAIGAGAAYTIGQGHGPVHHFHGFW; encoded by the coding sequence ATGACACACGAAAAACACTATTTCCGGGTTTTAACCATAGCCGGTTCCGACAGTGGCGGCGGGGCGGGTATCCAGGCCGACCTGAAGACCATCGCCGCCAACGGCTGCTACGGCATGAGCGTAATCACCGCCCTGACCGCCCAGAATACCCTGGGGGTCTCGGCCATTCATCCGGTACCGGTGGATTTTGTCCGGGCCCAGATGGATTCGGTGCTCCCGGACATCGGCTGCGATGCGGTGAAGATCGGCATGCTCTTTTCCGCCGACCTGATCAGAACGGTGGCGAAGGGCTTGCGGCGGCACGGGGTGCGGCGGATTGTCCTCGATCCGGTCATGGTCGCCCAGAGCGGCGACAAGCTTGTCCAGGATGAGGCGATCGATGCCCTGAAAGAATACCTCATCCCCTTGGCTGACGTCATCACCCCCAACCTCCCCGAGGCCTCGGTGCTCCTGGGCCGGGAGGTTCAGACCCTCATTGACATCCATCAGGCGGTGGTTGAGCTGGCTGGGCTGGGCTGCGGCAATGTGTTGATCAAGGGCGGGCATTTGGTAGCGGGCGACTGCGACGATTGTCTGTATCTGGCCGGTGAGCAGCGGATGGTCAACTTGCCCGGCAGGCGCATCACCACCGTCAACAACCACGGCACCGGTTGCACCCTGTCTTCGGCCATCGCAGCCGGCCTTGCGAAAGGGGCCGAGGTCGAGGATGCGGTGCGCCAGGCCAAGGACTACATAACCGAGGCCATCGGCGCCGGAGCTGCCTATACCATCGGCCAGGGGCATGGACCGGTGCACCATTTCCACGGTTTCTGGTGA
- a CDS encoding ATP-binding cassette domain-containing protein, with amino-acid sequence MACAADPGESLAGDAAPAVIIDRLTVAFGARRLFDDFSLRLDGGRTTCLLGPSGCGKSTLLKCIAGSGPPFSGGSIELDPARAKMAVAWMGQDDLLLPWLPLLDNILLGARLRGELNDSLRQRASALLDRAGLGGHGQDLPGRLSGGMRQRGALLRTLMEGRAIVLMDEPFSALDALNRQRLQDLAAGMIKGRTVLLVTHDPLEALRLADRVVVLSGRPVRVAASFEPPGRPPRSPGQPEIARLYTELLAMLMDGENP; translated from the coding sequence TTGGCCTGCGCCGCTGATCCGGGGGAGTCCTTAGCCGGGGATGCCGCTCCGGCGGTGATCATCGATCGCCTCACCGTGGCCTTTGGCGCCCGGCGGCTGTTCGATGATTTTTCCCTGCGCCTGGACGGCGGCCGGACCACCTGCCTGCTCGGGCCAAGTGGCTGCGGCAAATCGACCCTCCTGAAATGCATCGCCGGATCCGGACCGCCGTTTTCGGGCGGCTCCATCGAACTCGACCCTGCCAGGGCGAAGATGGCGGTGGCCTGGATGGGCCAGGACGATCTCCTCTTGCCCTGGCTGCCGCTGCTCGACAATATCCTTCTCGGGGCAAGACTGCGCGGCGAACTGAATGACTCCCTGCGGCAGCGAGCCTCTGCCCTCCTGGACCGAGCCGGGCTTGGCGGTCACGGCCAGGACCTGCCCGGCAGGCTCTCCGGCGGCATGCGCCAGCGCGGCGCCCTATTGCGTACCCTCATGGAGGGACGGGCAATCGTCCTCATGGATGAGCCGTTTTCGGCACTCGACGCCCTCAACCGCCAGCGCCTGCAGGATCTGGCCGCCGGTATGATCAAAGGGCGGACGGTGCTGCTGGTAACCCACGACCCCCTTGAGGCCCTGCGCCTTGCCGACCGGGTGGTTGTCCTCAGCGGCAGGCCAGTACGCGTCGCCGCAAGTTTCGAACCGCCGGGCAGGCCGCCCCGGTCTCCCGGTCAGCCGGAGATCGCCCGGCTGTATACCGAGCTTCTGGCCATGCTCATGGATGGAGAGAACCCGTGA